One window of Mediterraneibacter gnavus ATCC 29149 genomic DNA carries:
- a CDS encoding ABC transporter substrate-binding protein: MKKKIVSCILCAAATISLVSGCGSNKETETDKKEAHAEKSVQSEDRNYEPVTIQLNLERSGLGKNVEYTFKQKPDHVVASGDQMADLFFDLGLEEQMAGYTKGSCWSLVSEYPARDSVPQIAEPGVNLSSVSKEELLATGCDFLIGWDSVFSDKNFSTEFCDENGIAMYFPYVCSDSATFEDLYKDYETLGKIFQVEETAEQKIQKMKDTLQDVKEALGEDAYKNPKKVFVYDSGEDAPFTACQGMPGDILKSAGAISIFNDIEAGWATPSWEEVVERDPDAILLLDYDGDVEEKAEFLRTNAATKDLRAIKEGKIYSACCADMQGSAGSAAAVEEIAKQLYPDCFQ, encoded by the coding sequence ATGAAAAAGAAAATAGTAAGCTGCATCCTGTGTGCAGCAGCGACGATATCTCTTGTTTCCGGATGTGGAAGCAATAAGGAGACAGAAACTGATAAAAAAGAAGCTCATGCAGAAAAATCGGTACAATCAGAAGATCGTAATTATGAACCGGTTACAATTCAGCTGAATCTGGAGCGATCCGGGCTGGGAAAAAATGTAGAGTATACCTTTAAGCAAAAACCGGATCATGTGGTTGCTTCCGGAGATCAGATGGCAGATTTGTTTTTTGATCTGGGCTTAGAGGAGCAGATGGCCGGATACACGAAAGGGAGTTGCTGGAGTCTTGTCTCGGAATATCCTGCAAGAGATTCTGTACCACAGATCGCAGAACCCGGAGTGAACCTGTCATCTGTTTCAAAGGAAGAACTGCTTGCTACAGGCTGTGATTTTCTGATCGGCTGGGATTCCGTATTTTCAGATAAAAATTTCAGTACAGAATTCTGTGACGAAAATGGAATTGCCATGTATTTCCCATATGTATGCTCAGACAGTGCCACATTTGAAGATTTGTACAAAGACTATGAGACACTGGGCAAGATTTTTCAAGTGGAAGAAACTGCAGAGCAGAAAATACAAAAAATGAAGGATACACTTCAGGATGTGAAAGAGGCGCTTGGAGAAGATGCATACAAGAACCCGAAAAAAGTGTTTGTCTATGATTCGGGAGAAGATGCCCCTTTTACAGCATGCCAGGGGATGCCGGGAGATATTTTGAAATCGGCAGGCGCCATCTCTATTTTTAATGACATTGAAGCCGGGTGGGCAACCCCTTCCTGGGAAGAAGTGGTAGAACGTGATCCGGATGCAATCCTCCTTTTAGACTATGATGGAGATGTAGAAGAAAAGGCAGAATTTCTTCGCACCAATGCTGCAACAAAAGATTTAAGGGCAATCAAAGAAGGAAAAATCTATTCTGCATGCTGTGCAGACATGCAGGGCTCTGCCGGATCAGCAGCTGCAGTTGAAGAAATTGCAAAGCAGTTATATCCAGATTGTTTTCAATAG
- a CDS encoding DUF4250 domain-containing protein, whose translation MLTGLPKDPILLLSVVNTKLRDYYPSLDALCDDMDVSREVLEEKLGMIDYRYDAEKNQFE comes from the coding sequence ATGCTGACAGGATTACCGAAAGATCCGATACTTCTTCTAAGCGTGGTAAATACAAAACTGAGAGATTATTATCCAAGCCTGGATGCTCTCTGTGATGATATGGACGTTTCAAGAGAAGTGCTGGAGGAAAAACTCGGCATGATCGACTACAGATACGATGCAGAAAAAAATCAGTTTGAATAG
- a CDS encoding PhoH family protein: protein MSLSELMIDIPAEHERNVFGQFDAYAKKLERTFHVTLIAREGKVKILGEDKNAEKARRVLDQLAALSKRGNEITEQNVDYAMSLVYEDQEEAMVEMDRELICHTLQGKPIKPKTLGQKRYVDAIREGMITFGLGPAGTGKTYLAMAMAITAFQRNEVSRIILTRPAIEAGEKLGFLPGDLQSKIDPYLRPLYDALYQIMGAESFAKNSEKGLIEVAPLAYMRGRTLDNAFIILDEAQNTTPAQMKMFLTRIGFGSKVVITGDATQKDLPAGTVSGLDVAVKVVKNLEGISICTLTSKDVVRHPLVQKIVKAYEEYEKKSTRTKGGTKRRKS from the coding sequence ATGAGTCTTTCAGAACTGATGATTGATATACCGGCGGAGCACGAGAGAAATGTGTTCGGGCAGTTTGATGCGTATGCAAAAAAGCTGGAGCGGACGTTTCATGTGACACTGATCGCCAGAGAAGGCAAAGTGAAGATATTAGGTGAAGATAAAAATGCAGAGAAGGCAAGGCGGGTATTGGATCAGCTTGCTGCTCTGTCAAAAAGAGGAAATGAGATTACGGAACAGAATGTAGATTATGCCATGTCACTGGTCTATGAGGATCAGGAGGAGGCGATGGTGGAGATGGATCGGGAATTGATCTGTCACACATTGCAGGGAAAACCGATCAAACCGAAGACGCTGGGACAGAAGCGTTATGTAGATGCCATTCGGGAAGGAATGATCACGTTTGGGCTGGGACCTGCGGGAACCGGAAAGACCTATCTTGCCATGGCTATGGCAATCACAGCGTTTCAGAGAAATGAAGTGAGCCGTATTATCCTTACCAGGCCGGCGATAGAGGCAGGAGAAAAACTGGGATTTCTTCCGGGAGATCTTCAGAGCAAGATCGATCCCTATCTGCGTCCTCTTTATGATGCATTGTATCAGATCATGGGAGCGGAAAGTTTTGCAAAAAATTCAGAAAAAGGTCTGATCGAGGTTGCACCTCTTGCTTATATGAGAGGAAGAACACTGGACAATGCGTTTATCATTCTGGATGAGGCACAGAATACGACGCCGGCACAGATGAAAATGTTTCTGACAAGGATCGGATTTGGTTCCAAAGTCGTGATCACCGGAGATGCCACCCAAAAGGACCTTCCGGCAGGAACGGTTTCCGGTCTGGATGTAGCAGTCAAGGTGGTAAAAAATCTGGAGGGGATCAGCATCTGCACACTGACGAGCAAGGATGTGGTGCGGCACCCGCTTGTACAGAAGATCGTAAAGGCATATGAAGAGTATGAAAAGAAGAGCACCCGTACAAAGGGCGGTACAAAAAGGAGAAAATCATGA
- a CDS encoding putative ABC transporter permease: MKKWSENLFLWALGGSLYYGFEVFFRGFSHWSMFVLGGICLLFCAKQGLWTGWREPLWKQVLWCTIFVTAAEFITGMIVNQWLGWNVWDYTGRKWQLFGQICLPFTIIFSALCVIGILLSGYLLYWLYGEEKPHFHVL, encoded by the coding sequence GTGAAAAAATGGAGCGAAAATTTATTTTTATGGGCTTTGGGAGGCAGTCTTTATTATGGATTTGAAGTTTTCTTCCGGGGATTTTCTCACTGGAGTATGTTCGTGCTTGGAGGAATCTGTCTTTTATTTTGTGCCAAACAGGGACTTTGGACCGGATGGAGGGAGCCGTTATGGAAACAGGTGCTCTGGTGTACAATCTTTGTGACAGCAGCGGAATTTATCACGGGAATGATCGTGAATCAGTGGCTTGGATGGAATGTATGGGATTATACAGGAAGAAAATGGCAGCTGTTCGGTCAGATCTGTCTGCCGTTTACCATTATTTTTTCCGCACTGTGCGTGATCGGCATTCTGCTCTCCGGGTATCTTCTTTATTGGTTATACGGGGAAGAAAAACCACATTTTCACGTGCTTTAG
- the ybeY gene encoding rRNA maturation RNase YbeY, with protein sequence MSLYLEEEGEITLPFETKEVADLVVEAALEYEGCPYEAEINLLLTTDDEIHRMNEEFRQIDRATDVLSFPMLEYETPGDFSFVEEEAEAFNPESGELMLGDIVISKEKVLAQAEAYGHSPKREFAFLIAHSMLHLFGYDHMEEEERLVMEERQREIMEKVQILRA encoded by the coding sequence ATGAGTTTGTATTTAGAAGAAGAAGGAGAAATCACACTTCCGTTTGAAACGAAAGAAGTGGCAGATCTGGTGGTGGAAGCCGCATTGGAATATGAGGGATGTCCTTATGAAGCAGAGATCAATCTGCTGCTGACCACAGACGATGAGATCCACCGGATGAACGAGGAGTTTCGTCAGATCGACCGGGCAACGGATGTTTTGTCGTTTCCGATGCTGGAATATGAGACTCCGGGAGATTTCTCGTTTGTGGAAGAGGAGGCCGAAGCATTTAATCCGGAATCTGGAGAACTGATGCTTGGTGACATTGTTATTTCCAAGGAGAAGGTACTTGCACAGGCAGAGGCCTATGGACACTCACCGAAACGGGAATTTGCATTTCTGATCGCACACAGTATGCTTCATTTGTTCGGATATGATCATATGGAAGAAGAGGAGCGTCTGGTCATGGAAGAAAGACAGCGTGAGATCATGGAAAAAGTCCAGATTTTAAGGGCGTGA
- the miaB gene encoding tRNA (N6-isopentenyl adenosine(37)-C2)-methylthiotransferase MiaB, producing the protein MLEKKQTKKIEEILTEIDLEQPAPAEEPMRQYYFMEKARRLVKTQAETLGRPLTFHVTTFGCQMNARDSEKLTGILEQIGYVEEEEENQADFVIYNTCTVRENANQKVYGHLGQLNRVKKKNPHMLIGLCGCMMQEPEVVEKLKKSYRFVDLIFGTHNIFKFAELVATRLESDRMVIDIWKDTDKIVEDLPSERKFSFKSGVNIMFGCNNFCSYCIVPYVRGRERSRNPKDIIREIESLVADGVVEVMLLGQNVNSYGKTLEEPMTFAQLLQEIEKIEGLERIRFMTSHPKDLSDELIEVMAQSQKICKHLHLPVQSGSTRILEKMNRRYTKEHYLGLVEKIKAAVPDISLTTDIIVGFPGETEEDFQETLDVVRKVRYDSAFTFIYSKRTGTPAAVLEEQVPEEIVKDRFDRLLKEVQSISAEVCSVHTKTVQRVLVESVNDHDDSLVTGRMSNNLLVHFPGEKDLVGKLVDVRLDTCKGFYYLGEMVASIRV; encoded by the coding sequence ATGTTGGAGAAGAAACAAACGAAGAAGATAGAAGAGATTTTAACTGAAATCGATCTGGAACAGCCGGCTCCGGCAGAGGAACCTATGCGCCAGTATTATTTTATGGAAAAAGCACGTCGTCTTGTCAAGACCCAGGCGGAAACCCTGGGACGTCCGCTGACCTTTCATGTAACAACATTTGGCTGCCAGATGAACGCAAGGGATTCGGAGAAGCTGACCGGAATTCTGGAGCAGATTGGATATGTGGAAGAGGAAGAAGAGAATCAGGCAGATTTCGTAATCTACAATACCTGTACGGTGCGTGAAAATGCCAATCAGAAGGTATATGGACATTTGGGACAGCTCAACCGTGTGAAAAAGAAAAATCCGCATATGCTGATCGGACTCTGCGGATGTATGATGCAGGAGCCGGAAGTAGTCGAGAAGTTAAAGAAAAGCTATCGGTTTGTGGATCTGATCTTCGGAACGCACAATATTTTTAAATTCGCAGAGCTGGTTGCCACAAGACTGGAATCTGATCGGATGGTGATCGATATTTGGAAGGACACAGACAAGATCGTAGAAGATCTTCCGAGTGAGCGGAAGTTCTCATTCAAATCAGGGGTCAATATCATGTTTGGATGCAACAATTTCTGCAGCTACTGTATCGTGCCGTATGTGCGCGGACGGGAGCGCAGCCGGAATCCGAAAGATATTATCCGGGAGATCGAGAGCCTGGTTGCAGACGGAGTGGTGGAAGTGATGCTTCTGGGACAGAATGTCAATTCTTATGGAAAGACGCTGGAAGAACCGATGACATTTGCACAGCTTTTACAGGAAATCGAGAAAATCGAAGGACTGGAGCGTATCCGTTTTATGACCTCCCATCCGAAGGATCTCTCCGATGAATTGATCGAGGTGATGGCGCAGTCCCAAAAAATCTGCAAGCATCTGCATCTTCCGGTGCAGTCCGGAAGCACGCGGATCCTGGAAAAGATGAACCGGCGCTATACAAAGGAACACTATCTTGGACTGGTGGAGAAGATCAAAGCAGCAGTTCCGGATATTTCCCTGACAACGGATATCATTGTCGGATTTCCGGGAGAGACAGAAGAAGATTTTCAGGAGACGCTGGATGTGGTGCGAAAGGTTCGCTATGACAGCGCATTTACCTTTATTTATTCAAAACGGACCGGAACTCCGGCAGCAGTGCTGGAGGAACAGGTTCCGGAAGAGATTGTCAAAGACCGCTTTGACCGTCTGTTAAAAGAAGTACAGAGTATTTCCGCCGAAGTGTGCAGTGTGCATACCAAAACGGTACAGCGTGTGCTTGTAGAGTCAGTCAATGATCATGATGATTCACTTGTGACAGGAAGAATGAGCAATAATCTCCTGGTTCATTTCCCGGGAGAGAAAGATCTGGTTGGAAAACTGGTGGATGTCCGTCTTGATACTTGCAAAGGATTTTATTATCTCGGTGAAATGGTAGCATCCATCCGGGTATAA
- a CDS encoding DUF896 domain-containing protein has translation MDEQKVKRINELYRKSKAEGLTDAEKKEQKILRQEYIDAFKRNLRSQLNNIDVEEKDGTIVNLGEKFGNKAGH, from the coding sequence ATGGACGAACAAAAGGTAAAAAGAATCAATGAACTGTATAGAAAATCAAAAGCAGAAGGACTGACTGATGCGGAAAAGAAAGAACAAAAGATTCTCAGGCAGGAATATATTGATGCATTCAAACGCAATTTGAGAAGTCAGCTCAATAATATTGATGTGGAAGAAAAAGACGGTACAATCGTCAATCTGGGAGAGAAATTTGGAAACAAAGCGGGACATTAG
- a CDS encoding ABC transporter ATP-binding protein, whose translation MNHSFLTVRGLDYSIDGTEILQDVSLEVPEGTFVGLIGPNGCGKSTLLKNIYKTYRPQKDTVYIDGKDVVSLSAKEMARQAAVVAQENQTEFDLEVLDMVMYGRYAHRRFLEKETEEDLAICRRFLEEVGLKGYENRSFFSLSGGEKQRVLMARTLAQESRLILLDEPTNHLDIRFQYLLMEILKKQDATIFSSVHDLNIAAMYCDRILLMDRGRIIKAGTPEEILTEENILQIFGIHAQITKNPITQKIQVYYIPKG comes from the coding sequence ATGAACCATAGCTTTTTGACAGTTCGCGGATTGGACTACAGTATTGATGGAACCGAGATTCTGCAGGATGTTTCTCTGGAAGTACCGGAAGGCACTTTTGTCGGGCTGATTGGTCCCAATGGCTGCGGAAAATCAACGTTGCTGAAAAACATATACAAAACGTACAGACCACAGAAAGATACCGTTTATATCGACGGGAAGGATGTTGTTTCGCTGTCAGCGAAAGAGATGGCAAGACAAGCAGCAGTTGTCGCACAGGAAAATCAGACCGAATTTGATCTGGAAGTGCTTGATATGGTTATGTATGGACGCTATGCACATCGTAGGTTTTTAGAAAAGGAAACAGAAGAGGATCTTGCAATCTGCAGGCGTTTTTTAGAAGAAGTGGGACTGAAAGGATACGAAAACCGCTCTTTTTTCAGCTTGTCCGGAGGAGAAAAACAAAGGGTGCTCATGGCAAGAACGCTTGCTCAGGAGAGCAGACTGATTCTCCTGGATGAGCCGACGAATCATCTGGATATCCGGTTTCAATATCTGTTGATGGAGATCTTAAAGAAACAGGATGCGACGATTTTTTCTTCCGTTCATGATCTGAATATTGCAGCCATGTACTGCGACAGAATTTTACTTATGGATCGGGGGAGGATCATCAAAGCGGGAACACCCGAAGAGATTCTTACCGAGGAAAATATTTTACAAATTTTTGGAATCCATGCGCAGATCACGAAAAATCCGATTACGCAAAAGATACAAGTGTATTATATTCCGAAAGGATAA
- a CDS encoding 5-formyltetrahydrofolate cyclo-ligase codes for METKRDIRKQMLCARDRLTDREWETYSDRITEQVVSHPLFVQAKEIWCYVSMGKEVCTEQILVSAWRAGKRTAVPKVTGKREMKFYYIESLNDLETGAFGILEPKEEKKGADCCLEKSDLLMLVPGVSFDPAGRRIGYGGGFYDTYLQKMEGCHTFGLAFEVQMADQIPAEAHDIRMEYVMTEKRCWKC; via the coding sequence TTGGAAACAAAGCGGGACATTAGAAAACAGATGTTATGCGCCAGAGACCGGCTGACAGACAGAGAGTGGGAGACATACAGTGACAGGATCACAGAGCAGGTTGTCTCCCATCCTTTATTTGTGCAGGCGAAAGAAATCTGGTGTTATGTATCTATGGGAAAAGAAGTGTGTACAGAACAAATTCTGGTAAGTGCGTGGAGAGCGGGAAAAAGAACCGCAGTGCCTAAAGTGACCGGAAAACGGGAGATGAAGTTTTACTACATAGAATCGTTGAATGATCTGGAAACAGGAGCGTTTGGAATTTTGGAGCCGAAAGAAGAGAAAAAAGGGGCAGACTGCTGCCTGGAAAAATCGGATCTCTTGATGCTTGTTCCCGGCGTTTCGTTCGATCCGGCGGGAAGAAGGATCGGATATGGAGGAGGATTTTACGACACGTATCTTCAGAAAATGGAAGGATGCCATACGTTTGGACTTGCGTTTGAGGTGCAGATGGCAGATCAGATTCCTGCTGAGGCACATGACATTCGGATGGAATATGTGATGACAGAAAAGAGGTGCTGGAAATGCTGA
- a CDS encoding putative polysaccharide biosynthesis protein — protein sequence MADIQKNKRRKKQSKENEFLIQGAILAAAAVIVKIIGALYRIPLTNIIGDEGNGFLGYAYEIYAMALMLSSFSLPIAVSKLVSTKMAMHQPRNAFRIFKCAMMFAVSVGAVVALAIFLGADMISRHLMESPLSVYTLKVLAPALFIVAVLGVMRGYFQGMGTMVPTAISQVLEQIINATVNIVGASIMIKVGMAAAKKQDNPLLEPAYGAAGGTAGTATGALVALLFLMFVFVLFQKVMMRQMRRDRTKHQDGYGQILKVLLLTIAPILFSTAIYNINQIIDLTLFAKIMAAQGVTLKEYIIPQGIYTGKYNTLINIPLAMANGLAASVIPALTAAVASRNRTQMQNKINQTIRLTMLIAIPCFVGFVVLASPIMQFLYGDSRTEPALMLASGAITVVLYSSSTVTNSILQGLDRLTAPAKNALISLGIHLVAVLLMLVVFKWGIYSLVFSNVIFSFCMCVLNMKDVYKASGFRQDFKTCYIKPFLAALIMGVAAFVSNKLLSALMPGRFLANGLSIIIAMLVYAVAVIRVGTLSESDMLALPMGGRILRVCKRFKIFPQERDLDDDDDIEYLD from the coding sequence ATGGCAGATATACAGAAGAACAAAAGAAGAAAAAAACAGTCGAAAGAGAATGAATTTTTGATACAGGGAGCAATCCTTGCAGCGGCGGCAGTGATTGTAAAGATCATCGGGGCATTGTACCGGATTCCGCTGACCAATATTATCGGAGATGAGGGAAACGGATTTCTCGGATATGCATATGAGATTTATGCGATGGCACTGATGCTGTCCTCCTTCAGTCTTCCGATCGCGGTATCCAAGCTGGTCTCCACAAAGATGGCGATGCACCAGCCAAGAAACGCCTTTCGAATTTTTAAATGTGCAATGATGTTTGCGGTTTCCGTGGGGGCAGTTGTGGCACTGGCAATCTTTCTGGGGGCAGATATGATCTCCAGACATCTGATGGAATCGCCGCTTAGTGTCTATACACTCAAGGTGCTGGCTCCGGCGCTGTTTATCGTGGCAGTGCTCGGTGTAATGCGCGGATATTTTCAGGGAATGGGAACTATGGTTCCGACTGCGATCTCCCAGGTTTTGGAGCAGATCATCAATGCAACAGTCAATATCGTAGGAGCCAGCATCATGATCAAAGTGGGGATGGCAGCTGCGAAAAAGCAGGACAATCCTTTGCTTGAACCGGCCTATGGGGCAGCGGGAGGAACGGCGGGAACGGCTACGGGAGCACTGGTCGCACTGTTGTTTTTGATGTTTGTGTTTGTACTGTTTCAAAAAGTGATGATGCGGCAGATGAGAAGAGACCGCACGAAACATCAGGATGGATATGGGCAGATTTTGAAGGTTCTTCTTTTGACGATCGCCCCGATCCTGTTCAGTACGGCAATCTATAATATCAATCAGATTATTGACCTGACCTTGTTTGCAAAGATCATGGCAGCACAGGGAGTTACCTTGAAAGAATATATCATTCCACAGGGAATTTACACAGGAAAATACAATACGTTGATCAACATCCCGCTTGCGATGGCGAACGGACTTGCAGCATCTGTTATTCCGGCACTGACAGCGGCAGTTGCCTCCAGAAACCGGACGCAGATGCAGAATAAGATCAATCAGACGATCCGTCTTACCATGCTGATCGCGATTCCTTGTTTTGTGGGATTTGTGGTACTGGCATCGCCGATCATGCAGTTCCTTTACGGAGATTCCAGAACGGAGCCTGCACTGATGCTGGCATCCGGGGCGATCACAGTTGTGTTGTACAGTTCCTCAACAGTTACAAACTCGATTCTGCAGGGACTGGACCGGCTGACTGCACCGGCAAAGAATGCGCTGATTTCACTGGGGATCCATCTTGTGGCAGTCCTTTTGATGCTGGTTGTTTTCAAATGGGGGATTTATTCTCTCGTATTCAGTAATGTGATCTTCAGTTTTTGTATGTGTGTACTGAATATGAAGGATGTATATAAGGCAAGTGGATTCAGACAGGATTTCAAGACCTGTTATATCAAGCCGTTTCTGGCAGCTTTGATCATGGGAGTGGCGGCATTTGTGTCCAATAAGCTTCTTAGCGCCCTGATGCCGGGAAGATTTCTGGCAAATGGACTTTCTATCATCATTGCCATGCTGGTGTACGCAGTGGCGGTGATCCGGGTAGGAACGCTTTCCGAGTCAGATATGCTGGCACTTCCAATGGGCGGACGGATCTTAAGAGTCTGCAAACGTTTTAAGATTTTTCCACAGGAGAGAGACCTGGACGATGATGATGACATTGAATATCTGGATTGA
- a CDS encoding FecCD family ABC transporter permease: protein MKELNKRQKRVRHLSLFCAVFVCSVLAVGCSVSFGAVKIHPFEVFRIIMNHLSGREIFFPTWETNMETIIWNIRLPRVVLAWFVGAGLSVCGVLMQALTKNALADPYVLGISSGASAGAVCAIITGCFHFAGGYGTMFGAICGAALAIVLSMAIATYKGTVTSTQLILAGIATSALFSGITNLIIYGYHTGSDKTKTAQYWMVGSLSGASWEKVKYVAAAFLITVCIILLFTRELDMLLLGDGTAENLGVNVTRIKMVVIIMAAVLTGIVVSVSGVIGFIGLVVPHIARRMVGSRHTIVLPFVIVLGGLFTVLADFLSRVIVAPEELPIGIIAALSGAPFFLYLIRRGRRKST, encoded by the coding sequence ATGAAAGAATTAAATAAAAGACAGAAAAGAGTAAGGCACCTGTCCCTGTTTTGCGCTGTATTTGTGTGCAGTGTTTTAGCGGTAGGTTGTTCCGTTTCCTTTGGAGCTGTCAAGATTCACCCTTTTGAAGTATTTCGTATTATTATGAACCATCTGTCAGGGCGGGAGATATTTTTCCCGACATGGGAAACCAATATGGAAACAATTATCTGGAATATCCGACTTCCAAGAGTTGTGCTTGCGTGGTTTGTAGGTGCCGGACTTTCTGTGTGTGGAGTACTGATGCAGGCGTTGACAAAAAATGCTCTGGCAGATCCTTATGTACTTGGTATTTCTTCCGGAGCTTCAGCAGGAGCGGTATGTGCCATCATCACAGGCTGTTTTCATTTTGCAGGCGGATACGGAACCATGTTTGGAGCAATTTGCGGAGCGGCCCTGGCAATTGTATTATCCATGGCGATTGCAACATATAAGGGAACCGTTACTTCGACACAGCTGATCCTGGCGGGGATTGCGACTTCTGCGTTGTTTAGCGGGATCACCAATCTGATCATTTACGGGTATCATACCGGATCGGATAAGACAAAGACAGCACAATACTGGATGGTAGGTTCTTTGAGTGGCGCAAGCTGGGAGAAAGTCAAATATGTTGCAGCTGCTTTTCTGATTACAGTCTGCATCATTCTTCTTTTTACAAGAGAACTGGATATGCTGCTTTTGGGAGATGGCACTGCTGAGAATCTGGGAGTCAATGTAACAAGAATCAAAATGGTTGTGATCATCATGGCTGCCGTATTGACCGGAATTGTGGTCTCTGTCAGTGGAGTGATCGGCTTTATCGGGCTTGTTGTTCCACATATTGCGAGAAGAATGGTAGGATCACGGCATACGATAGTATTACCGTTTGTAATTGTTTTGGGCGGATTGTTTACTGTACTGGCAGATTTTCTCTCGCGGGTGATCGTTGCACCGGAGGAGCTCCCAATCGGAATTATTGCGGCTTTGTCCGGCGCACCGTTTTTCCTGTATCTGATCCGCAGGGGAAGGAGGAAGAGCACATGA